From a single Solanum dulcamara chromosome 4, daSolDulc1.2, whole genome shotgun sequence genomic region:
- the LOC129887125 gene encoding uncharacterized protein LOC129887125: MKSKTQMGEVIIYVEDYEFFSSSTYLCRICHDEEFESCKKLEAPCACSGTVKFAHRDCIQKWCNEKGNTICEICLQKFEPGYTAPPPKKKAHLVNYNNNNTAAIIRGSVETDIENGSERLESDSESEGRGMLERSSQYYECSQAADRSASWCRTIALMFTILLMMRHLLEVLNGGARNYPFSLPTLLIIKSTGILLPMYIILLLITRIQIIIKHHYLDSEDRLSNSDQDN; encoded by the exons ATGAAAAGCAAAACCCAGATGGGAGAAGTGATAATATATGTTGAGGATTAtgaatttttctcttcttcaacCTATTTATGTAGAATTTGTCATGATGAAGAATTTGAAAGCTGTAAAAAATTAGAAGCTCCATGTGCATGTTCTGGAACTGTAAAG TTTGCACACAGGGATTGTATTCAAAAATGGTGTAATGAAAAGGGAAACACAATCTGCGAAATTTGTTTAcag AAATTTGAACCTGGATACACGGCTCCACCTCCTAAGAAGAAGGCCCACTTggttaattataataataataatacagctGCAATTATTAG AGGAAGTGTAGAAACGGATATAGAAAATGGAAGTGAAAGATTAGAGTCTGATTCAGAATCAGAAGGAAGAGGAATGTTGGAGAGGAGTAGTCAGTATTATGAATGCTCACAAGCTGCTGATAGAAGCGCCTCTTGGTGTCGAACTATTGCTCTCATG TTCACAATTCTGCTTATGATGAGACATTTGTTAGAGGTGCTCAATGGAGGAGCAAGAAATTATCCCTTTTCACTTCCTACA TTGCTAATTATTAAATCCACTGGAATACTCTTGCCCATGTACATTATACTTCTGTTAATCACAAGAATTCAGATTATCATTAAACATCATTATCTG GATTCAGAAGATAGGCTATCCAACTCTGACCAAGACAACTAA